From Helicoverpa zea isolate HzStark_Cry1AcR chromosome 12, ilHelZeax1.1, whole genome shotgun sequence:
gttcctattgtaatttactcgtgatatcccaagggagcttttagagttttgcgtcacacgccattcagcgtgagtgtgattaccatttcccttcgagggaaggttataatggcgactcttcgaaagtcgatccaaaaagccaccctgcgagggtagattgcaatgatggtacgacccgcaacatgcatgattggtaccctgcgagggtccgtgataatgagccgacccctgcgggggatggctagtatacttactggtccctgctttgtaatgatgctgctactcgcaacatgcaagattggtaccctgcgcgggtccgtgataatgaaccgacccctgcggggggtggctagtatacttactggtccctgctttgtaatgatgctgcgactcgcaaaatgcaagattggtaccctgcgcgggtccgtgataatgaaccgacccctgcggggggtggctagtatacttactggcagtcctaggcggagcgtaccaagtctttcaaggccgaaaaccatcacacgccgtgataatgagccgacccctacgtggggtggctaacagacttactggcagtccgaggggagcgtaccaagtctttcaaggccgaaaaccatcacacgccgtgataatgagccgacccccatgggggtggctaacagacttactggcagtccgaggggagcgtaccaagtctttcaaggccgaaaagctttcttgacaccaccagccctcttcaagtgcggtagtgaccagtccgaactaaggagatgctggttggaccgcacctcacaccattcttttttgtcaaaaagttgaacgccttgcaggattgaactagggccacaggtgccttaggaacttcgggcttgctttcttttccatagtcacgtgcacgggctgtggtagctttattatttaccgcatccgtatttgctttataagtcactcattctgaaaacaaattactgaaaaaaaaaagtacacggaagaaactcgtgacaaaaaaaggggtagatgtacaaaatattaacacttgatttcgcaaaatcgaatatcgaacggtaaaaccgttaacaaattgtataaaatattataaactcacctgtgttctgctagagcactgagtttatttttcaacgaaatactacagcggttggttagaccaaccttctcgggcggaaaacaagacgccaatgacgaactgtggccgccgagaacactcgtcgcctcctgcctggtggggagtgaaactggtcggtgtgcgagagagatgcaagatatggggtagaaaaggacagagataaaagcggaaaacacgtaggtgcctatctcaaactagtaagcttcaaataacggtcaagaatttaatagtgACCTTTTTTGTGACTATAGTTTTATGTTTAGCATTTCGAAGTTATAATGCCGGCTGACATAAGAATAAAACTTAGTGTTGCCTAATTTGTACCAGCTGTGGTACCCCTAAAATACACTAAAGAAAGAACTATTTCCAAAGGCAGGCACACTgcttttattaaacggttttatttagctcaccccgtttgtttttatttattcttgcgtcaaatttagtaattcaaatttcacccttttcctgtcaaccgattaatctgaaattttgtatacacttTGGATTTCGGTGACAATACAATTATGTTTATTCATTATCATtataaatccaagatggcggccactacaaaatggcggataacgtaggttttatcaatcccgtcaacatgggtatcaaatgaaaggtctcaacaagtagaatacaatttactatgccaaattgaaatctaagatatAAGAAGATTGCAGTTGGCCCCAACAATAGAGGAGTTGGACTGCAATAAACTTAACGGGCAAGAAACCTTGCAATAATGAAGCACTAATAGAATTAAACTGAATGCGaaagaaaaactaaaaactagaaaataaaaataggtaaaaaaaacttttcaagttaaacggttttatgtTAAACATACATTGCAATGTTTAAGATAAATGTactaaaaaccaaaaaataataaaatagatacaTTCGTGGGATTATAAACATATGCATAgactagactaaaataaaaccgtGGGGCACGTCAATTAAAATAGTAAGTAATTTCCTCACCGTCTGCGGGCCAACTGCCTAACGACGAATTAAACGATTCTTCTACCGCACATTAAGTcgataatttgcagacaattgACGTGCCCCACGGGAATGGTGACCCATCATTAagtgactcctcccgctgtgggttagcggcgagagggagtgtcagacttttactgactataACTTATCAGCAGTTCTTTTGTAAGCCTTttttgtaccagggccgcggtctttcgaacaatcccgcagctgaATGTGATACCTTATGGCATGATTTTGACTTCTTAGTTTTTAGGGTAATATTACATTCGTTGTTTCATTCATGAAGCACTCGAAGCGAAAACTACCGCTTCATGGTTAAACAAGTGATAATGTTTAAATGCCTGATTATGAAAACAGTGTTTATCTCATTGTCGATGAACTCGGACTTAAGTCTTCTTTGGATCGATTGCACTATTTTGATTATGAGCGTTGTTACAAGACGAGCGCGGGTGCGGCACGGTGCGCGCGCGAGGCTCCGACGACGACATGTGCAGCGAGGgctccgcgccgccgcccgacgCGCCGCGCCTCGCCACCGAGGAGCTGCTGGCCGAGGCCGCCATGCGCAGCGCACTGGCCGCCGAGAAGCAGGCCGAGGCCGTGGCGCAGGCCGTGGAGCTGCTGCGCGAGCTGCTGGCGCTGCTGCGCGAGCGGCCGGCGGCGCTGGACCCGCTGGCGCCGCTGCACCACCACCGCCTGTAGCTAGCGCAGGCCGCACagcgcggcggcgcgcgcgtACACGGcgtcggcgcgggcgcgggcgcgggcggcgccgtGGCGCAGCACGTCGCGCAGGTGCTGCGGCCGCGCCAGCAGGCGCCGCGCCTCGTCGCGCACGGGCGCCAGCGCGCCGCACAGCGCGCCCGCCACCACGCGCTTGTACTGCGCCGTGGTCAGCCCCTCGGCCTCCAGCACCGCCTCCTCGGGCAGCTTGTCGGCCGCGAGGCAGTGGATCGCCACCAGGTTGGACACGCCGGGTCTGCTCTGCGGCTCGAACGTCACCTGCGAAAGTTTGCGATTCACATTTGTCTGATAAAACGCGATTGGACCTTTTTCATACGGAATCACTTTAACAaaaatttatttctattataaaataaagtcctCTATTCAGTCGTTCTCACAGACTTACAGCTGTCAGCTAACACTTGCGTCTGTTTGCTGTATGGACGTGAGAGACTGTATATGAGCGTATtagaatattgtttattttcattaaaatcactGCTTCAGGACCattaaggcctattcaaacctgagcgatattcgctgccgctgtgggtagaggtacataccgcgcggatttcgctcaggtatttagtatcaagtaccgcggctagagcgacctgagcaatattcgctgccgctgtgggtagaagtacataccgcgcgggagCAGCGGCATGCATCCCGCCCCTCACTCCGCGAAAATTTCTTACCTCTCTAAGCGAAACTCGACTACCGCGCGTTATTCTACCAACATGGATAGCGAAATCCGTTTTGGTGtgaacagtaatattatcgcatacccactgggttttctctgccgcagacggtagcgaataccgcttaggtctgaataggcctttATAGTGCCATATCAAAATGAACATCTTCAATTAAATACTCTACGATAGTTTCAATATTTCTGTTTTTACACTTTTCCACTCCGTAAGTGAAATGAGCGAGAAATAGTTGACCGGAACGGGGTTTGAAATGATAAATGGTTTTTTaagagtttttaaaataatttattttagcctTCCACTGACAACGAGTTCAACTAGGCGGAGCGGGAAGCATCCGTTCATTTTCTGCCTAGTTCTGGCTGCATCCAGCGATGTGTCCGAGCGGGGAGCTGAGCACCAGTATTGGGCAGCCCTTCGTAGCATCAAGACGTTTTTGTGAATTTCACTATTTATGTCAGATACTTCTAGTGAagatgattatattaatatagGAAATAAAATACGAGTAATATGGTAAACAAACAGTATACGAGTTACGACTCCGTTCAAAACTAGTTTTCAAAAGCATACGCAGGCGTCTCTGCTTTACTCGCTTGCTCCACTCTGCTTTACTCTTTTGCAGTGGAAATACCTgcatgaaatataataaaactagtTCAGCGAGTATCGTACGCAGTCCGTGGGAAATTCGCTCAACTCGCTAACCTCGTAAGTGACTCTTTCAACACGCTCACTCCCCTCCGCCCCTGTCCGCtttagggcctatgcacaccacaatttttaaacgcgccgtcgacgcgcgttttggGAACGCTTATCCTGCAGAGCAGCTTctatcgatacaaacgcgcgtttgcatcgcgtctgcatcgctacaaacgcgcgtcgacggcgcgatTTTATCCTGGAGAGCAGTTTGTTGTCCTTTGtatcgatgcaaacgcgcgtcaCCGGCGTCTgcatcgctacacacgcgcgtttgcatcgcgtctgtatcgctacacaagcgcgtctgtatgtatacaggtgtgcaaaggtctacaggctgcgtctgtcttgcgtgcgtatcgcgtctgtatcgctaaaacgcgcgtcgacggcgcgtttaaaaaacgtgttGTGCATAGGCCCTTACTGGAAGCACTTGTATGAAAATTATCGTTACGAGTACAGCGGAGTCCGTAATGGGTCCGTTCCGCTCGCAGTGGAAGGCGGGCGAATAAGGCTGCGGCTCCACTGAGGCGGAGACGAGCGCAGCGCTTGACTATTTCCATCGGCATTGAAGTAGAGTGGAGACGAGATGTGGATTTCATGTAATAGGATTGGTCGATCCCCACACGTCTCCTCTCCGCTCCGCTCGTCTCCGCCTCAGTGAAGCCGCAGCCTAAGAAGCTATTTTTCATGTTAGtagtatcccacccaaaacaaaaatgtgaaagactgccaagttcgataatatgggaatgcttcgcctataaaagaagtgagatctgaataagtaccaagttccatacacatacctcagttaaaaatagttactttttaatgatgattacttggcaagttttaatagaaaattaaatacttgattcattgcgtttagtaggtttataacaaggtgtatgaaaacttgccaagtaacatcattaaaaagtaactatttttaactgaggtatgtgtatggaacttggtacttattcagatctcacttcttttataggcgaagcattcccatattatcgaacttggcagtctttcacatttttgttttgggtgggatttcatttatttttgtaaggttgtttattttatttttttcttatgatgaagttagttaaagaaatgtctcatttatactatcttttagattttttaatatgcactatgtttcttacaaagaaatgaactagattaactatgtctagatttaccaactgactgacaagacatgttatcatatattatgttcgtggatcaaagttacacattcgttattttcgaaagtgattcacacttggccgttttcagatttttactttactttgactaaatacaaacctttgtaccattcgaagatatattatataaatatagataaatttagttcgttttagttccttaggggtataaatttacaccgggtataaaacaccttcattattttgaaaccgactcacacttggccattttcagatttttccctttaccttgacataaagacctacctccatgccaaatttcaagtcaatacgaccattggaagtggtctaggtttttgatgagtgagtcagtgaataagtgaatcagtgtatagtaaaaaaaaaatagcgattttctgacgtcaatatctcaagacctacaataggtatattaatgaaattttgtattttagataagtgagggggtctcaacagatactagaaatttgatatgcgtaaataaaatagattttgagttacaggggggtcgaatttggcccgaaatggttcgtgtaatataacccacggccggtgtgtcgccttttttgctcgaacttggcggacacactgccgtgtgtctagataggtATATGGAATTGTGCATACTATTCGAGTTACTGTAATCATATGATCATTGAtacaattaatttcatttaatttatcctATTAATGCTATAAAAAAGgtaaagaggaacaaacatccattcCATTTGCATAAATACAAAAGGGTGGAATGGATATCTGTTCCTCTTTGTTCTATCGATATGTATGTTTGTTGTCAAGGCGACAAATCTGACTGCAACTCCTATAGAGGTATCTCTCTCCTTACCTCTCCAGGCAAAACCTTTGCACGAATTTTACTGAACCGCTTGATGCCCTTGGCTGAAGACATACTGCCTGAAACCCAATTTGGCTTCCGGCCGAATCGAGGTACGTGTGAAGCCATCTTCTCTATCCGTCAACTTCTAGAGAAGAGTCGTGAGCAGAATCAACCATTGTTTCTTTGATTCGTTGACTTGGAGAAAGCTTTCGACTCGGTGCCGCGCAAAGCCTTATGGATGGTACTAGCGAAACTTGGATGCACGGACAAGTTTATAAGAATGATACGACTTCTGCATGATGACATGCGCTGTTGTGTCAGTGTGCAGGGCGAAGACTCGGAGTTCTTTCAAGTGAGCTGCGGTGTGAAACAGGGCTGCGTGCTCGCTCCAACTCTCTTTGCCCTGTACTTTGCAGTTGTCGTTCGGGAAGCCTTGCAGACTCTGTTCGAAGGTATCCGTATATGTTTTCGTACCGATGGCGGTGGTGTCTTCAACCTAAATAGACTCAAGGCTCGCACAAGAGTGTCTCACGCGACTATCACTGAGATGATGTATGCAGATAACTTGTGTTTTGTAGCGGAATCCCCAGATGGGCTGCAGAGGTTATGTCGAGACTACTGCAGGCATGCAGCAGATTTGGCCTGAAGATAAATGTCAAGAAAACCGAAGTCATGGCACTTGATACTGTGAACAGTGCCCCAGATGACATTAGACTCGGAGATGTCTCGCTAAAGCAAgtaaaccaatttaaatatcTTGGCAGCACCATAACATCCAGGTGTCTCCTTGATAACGAAGTCAACAGCCGAATaggagcagctgctgcagcttttGGTAGACTTCGTGCCAAGGTGTTCCGCTCACATGACATAAAGCTCTCTACAAAAGTAGCTGTGTACATGGCAATAGTTCTGCCAAATCTCCTATATGCCTCTGAGACTTGGTGTCTATACCGCGAGCATATTCGGACATTAGATAGATTCCATCTAAAATGCCTACGTGCCATTATGTGCATCCAGTGGTCGGACCGTGTTCGTAACACGGAAGTACTTAGACGCGCTAATGTCAGCGGTATTGAGGCCTATCTAATGCGTCGACAGCTGCGCTGGGCTGGTCATGTCTCCCGGATGTCAGATGCCAGATAGCAAAGCGGGTCTTCTACTCAGAACTGGAGACTGGCAAGCGTAAGCAGGGTGGTCAACGTCTGCGGTACAAAGATGTGCTGAAACGCCACATGAAGAGATGTGACTTAGATCCGTCACACTGGGAGGCTATGGCGGCAGATAGGACCAAATGGAGGCGGACTATTAAGGACAAGGTGTGCGAGTTTGAGAGCCGGCGGAAAGAACAGCTCGACGCTAGGCGAGATGAGCTGAAGGCCCGACCACCCGCGGCCATACAATACACCTATATCGGACCAGTGCTGACTTGCAGTGAATGTGGACGGACATTCACTGCAAAAATTGGCTTTGTCAGTCACTGGAGAGCACACCAGCGAAGCTCTCAAAATTAAGCGCAGATCCAAGtcgctgtggccgaaatcggccaggatcaatatatttttgttgtcctattgattccaggtcaggcaagtataatcatcggcaaggatattgagccctgaccttcacctgcgcagaagtgatttattggtttattgccttaagtgcgcaaagcgatccccactcttccgccgggagctcattatccgtgccgataactataccaatgcaacttttcttagtttgtatgtacttgctaagtatatcttaaacaCCAATGACCctatttcggatggcacgttaaactgtaggtcccggctgtcactgaaGATCCTtgatagtcgttacgggtagacatgggaaaaacatatcattgaaaagaaaagattgatatatatcttttgatcactgggatatgtatcactcttttgtatctctatatcctttcgaatccgcgagtgacattggactgttgctcagagtgactcgcttcgttcaattcaatccaatgtatcactaaatcagtacgaactaagagtgatagattcgtttaggatagatagattcgtatatcagtttataatatttttaagtttatttttaagtttctatttttcattttaaatttaagtttacgatttatgtaattggctgttaaagctgtgtaaatcgaataaataaataaaaataatggtcaaacacttattctcggtatcgagaaagtgagacagaacattctaagtagggaagtgcgaaagagatgtctggactttccgatgagaaaccgtgacgccagccgctcaatgctgtgtgtgcgagtgcaacacagatacaaacggacgacggattgaatgagttgttaaagatacactgatacattcggatttgaactgatacaaagagcgagtgataagaacggaaagatacatatcttttttatctatcactcctgagttacccatctctagttacgggtagtcagaagccagtaagtctgacaccattctaaccaaggggtattgggttgcccgggtaactgggttgaggaggtcagtcaGAGTAATCACGCTTTCAGTGTGCGCTGGGCATTGATGTACAAAAAACCCAAGATGCACACTCAACGTCACAAAAAAGTCCTCACCAAATGAGCGCAACATTCAAACTTCGgggcaatatttttaattaagattttaaacAAAGGTACAGTAGAAAGTagtttgattgattttaaaactACTTACACAACTAGGCAATAACCTTGTCTACTGACTATTCATATTTAAAGATTAGGGGGTCTAgagcagcggttcccaaatggggttccgcggaaccctaaggttccgtgacaggccctcaggggttccgtggaaaattcaagatttccatatggtaaatcgtttcacttttgacaatattaaattattattcattttcaattaaattgtattaaatattgcattccaaaattccatttaggcaccaggtaggtgggtaccactcgggagtgtaagtctcgtactttcgcgacaagtggcgggggaaggccacggcagcagataatttaattccgttttttacaaattgtagattaacttaatacctccaggtcttcggcaatcggcaaaagtaggtagcgagtaggccaaaaatcaccgcattttttgggcttatttcatcgccaggattatacgttttcatacatttgacaggacgtgaaatgacacggcgtacgagtatttccagtggctatttttaccatgaatcaaagtgtgacattatttccaatttttgcacctccgcgaatccgaaaatttcgccaTGTTACGTGtcatgcttttatgttcgtttaattgctcaagtatccaacaccaaaaaaatttcgcgctcttccgtcgaggttttctttgatgtttattttttattcctctggttcagaaaaagcaatagcgctttcttcgctagctgcttattcatttgcatttgcttttttgtgtggatattgtactttttgagaccttattattttacagtggttttgttcattttgtgtaggtacttaaactaaaaaaaattcgcgctcgcttcgctcgcgataccggctaccactggATGTccttcaatgctagcgggtgcttggaacttcttctttcagttaaaaaaaatcgcgctcgctcgcctcgcacctgtacaaacccaatctatttctttttgcgtttccttgtcagtcttcaaactgaaaactattcacataatatagAAAGTctagggcggctaaattgttttctggcccgtgtggcagatagccatgctacgcctgagtatactgaatatgtctTTAACCATATAACAATTTGTtgcgctaccacgcgccacgagccCTATCTAaatgtatttacgtctttagtttacttcttacttaagctaaggttccgccgaaaaatggtgaaacgaaaagggttccgaaaccaaaagaattcgggaaccgctggtcTAGAGGCCGATTTAAAGCCCCTTGGAAACTACTCTCACTGGTTCTTATTCATTTATACTGGAAACTTGATAAAATCTTTTCACATAATAATTTCGTGCAGACAGCCTTACCTGATTAACAACACATAAAACCGAGTCGACAACATATTGTATCCAGAAAATTCAGATTGCCGAGTATTTTGTTCAACAATCTTTACCAAACGGTTTATCGCACAAAATTGTATTCCGAAATTCGCATCAGTTTTGTTTGGGAGCCCTAAACAAATTAAATGGGGCGATGTGAATTATTTGTTCAAAGCAAAAGGCGTCCAAACATCTAAGGGTCCCTTCACACACCGGCTcagagaggagagcaaattcttaacacgttgaaaatcgagtacttagtatttgtattaAGGTTTATTCTTGCATGTGCACtgcattttaaccgacttcccaaaaagtaagaggttctcaattcatcgggatcttttttttatgtatgttcaccgattactcgaagacgcctggaccgatttgcaatttatttttttgtttgattgggTTTATCTctcaggtggtcccataatcaccaggtcaggacctgatgatggaaacctcagaaatcgagggcaacattcgaaaattgtaggcatagcagggtaaaaacttgacacttagGCGTATGGATAACATTATGCAATTGTATTaatggtgaaggtttggagctgacctgatgtaGGAGACCAgaaaaggtcgagggaacttgaacactGAATgagtaaactacctcgtgtttaggcttatattattcgtatgctgagaactttctacttatgcagatagtgacaactgtgcttgtcactgaaaagttaaaaataaaaaactttttacaaaaaaataaaaccgactcccaaaaacactgaaaagcaaataaaaactattattatgtgcatcggcctagaagtcggtaaATAAACTTAGCTACATCCACtggacactgacttctaggcacgatgcacctaataatagtttttttttgcttttcagtgtttttgggagtcggttttatttattttttgtcattaagaatgctcaaaggcgcttggtgtgaaataataagaggagctgaccggctccgatcgcgttCTTTTTCTCGGTTTTGCAGACGTTTGGCTTcaattgcatgctctttaacgCTCACGCAGCTGATCGGAGCCGATTCCGGTTTGTGAAAAGAAatatgcgcgccgatgctctccgagccggtctgtgtgaacggaccccatttcttctttatttaattacctgtGGCGTAAAGTCGGTAACGGCTTTCCTAATTTTCATCTGAATGACGTCATCGGGATCCATCAACAGAATACGCGACTTGGGATCGCTGTCGGACTTGGACATCTTCTTACTGGGGTCACGCAGACTGCGCAGGCGGTCGCTGCCGTCGTCTGCAACAAAGTTAAACGAACATAGTTTagtccttctccatgtgagaggaggcctgtgcccagcagtgggacgataaaaaggctgtaacaacaacaacagtttAGCCCCGTAGAAATACTTTAATGCCGGTCCTAAGGGAGTACGTAATGGTAGGACATAAAGGAGTAATTTTAAGAAACAGTGATGCCTGCACATAACTAGGTGACTGACCGGGTAGCAGCGCCCGGGGCGTGGGGAAGGCGCGGCCGTAGCGGTGCGCGAAGCTGCGCGCCAGCTGCGCCGCCAGCTGCAGGTGCTGCGCCTGGTCCGCGCCCACCGGCACGTGCGTGCCGCCGTACAGCAGCACGTCGGCCGCCTGCAGCACGGGGTACAGCAGCAGCCCCACGGGCACGTCCTGCAGCGCGGCCGCTTTCTGCCGGTACTGCGGCAGGTGCGCCAGCCGCGCCTGCGTGGCCAGGCACGCCAGCAGCCAGCACAGCTCGGCGTGGCGCGGCACGGCCGACTGCGCGAACACCACGCTGCGCTCGGGGTCCACGCCGCTGGCCAGTAGGCACGCCGCCAGCTCCAGCACGCGCTGCTGAAGCTGCTGTGGCTCCTACGCGACAAGCGTTACACTCAGAGAATCCTCATTTTAACCGACTACCCATAAAAGGAGAATCTCCATTCAgatgattgtaattttttatgtatgttc
This genomic window contains:
- the LOC124634973 gene encoding tryptophan--tRNA ligase, mitochondrial isoform X1; this translates as MLSLVRYSNMRSIIKTNYIKCNRCVRHVRLKRQFSTKTGSDEGGSEGGREEWPRRVVTGLQPTGALHIGNYFGAVRRCVRLQDQGEDLTIFIADLHSLTTRQEPQQLQQRVLELAACLLASGVDPERSVVFAQSAVPRHAELCWLLACLATQARLAHLPQYRQKAAALQDVPVGLLLYPVLQAADVLLYGGTHVPVGADQAQHLQLAAQLARSFAHRYGRAFPTPRALLPDDGSDRLRSLRDPSKKMSKSDSDPKSRILLMDPDDVIQMKIRKAVTDFTPQVTFEPQSRPGVSNLVAIHCLAADKLPEEAVLEAEGLTTAQYKRVVAGALCGALAPVRDEARRLLARPQHLRDVLRHGAARARARADAVYARAAALCGLR
- the LOC124634973 gene encoding tryptophan--tRNA ligase, mitochondrial isoform X2, with protein sequence MCEACKIKASIFNKGSDEGGSEGGREEWPRRVVTGLQPTGALHIGNYFGAVRRCVRLQDQGEDLTIFIADLHSLTTRQEPQQLQQRVLELAACLLASGVDPERSVVFAQSAVPRHAELCWLLACLATQARLAHLPQYRQKAAALQDVPVGLLLYPVLQAADVLLYGGTHVPVGADQAQHLQLAAQLARSFAHRYGRAFPTPRALLPDDGSDRLRSLRDPSKKMSKSDSDPKSRILLMDPDDVIQMKIRKAVTDFTPQVTFEPQSRPGVSNLVAIHCLAADKLPEEAVLEAEGLTTAQYKRVVAGALCGALAPVRDEARRLLARPQHLRDVLRHGAARARARADAVYARAAALCGLR